The Halictus rubicundus isolate RS-2024b chromosome 5, iyHalRubi1_principal, whole genome shotgun sequence nucleotide sequence agagggAAGAACTTTATCACGGCTAATGTTGCTTAACAATTTCTCGGTTGCTCGTACACGTTGCTACTTATTGTTAGATCTATTGACCTATTATTAGCCCATTAAAACAATTCTACTTCGGGGGAGATAAATATGCAAGGAATAATCTAAGTCGAGCCTACCAGAGATAAATGAGTAAACACTGGCAACTCGGTGACCTTAGTCACAATTTAAAGGTATTGTTGAAGTGCACACAGATTTCAACTTTTCACGGAAAGATAAAGCGAACGGTAACTCGAAGACCAGGGTTCAAACTGATATACCGAATATTTTAGGAGATTGTTTGCTTGAATTTTTATACTGTTAATAatcaataagaaattatttaacgacTAAATACTGACATTCCCTCGGATATTGTTAACTGTCACTTGTTCAGTTTCAGGGGCTGGAGATGCAAGGGAGAAGGTGCGAACTCACCTCTTGAGGGTAGAAGGGCGCCTGCAGCGAGACGCAAATAGCGTTGGCGAAATCGGCGAGGCTAATAACGATTAGCGTAAGCCATTGCCTCTTGGTGAATTGAGCCATCATTGTCCTGGCAATTAGCTAGAGCACTGATTGCTCCCGTCACTCCGTCGAACAACCCTCCGTGTGCCGTGGTGTCGCGCAACAAAGTCGTCGCGCCGCGTTACATTCAGGACCGACTGGCGTCGCTcggcttcttcttcgtcttcttcgggTCCTCTTATCACCGCTATCGCGAACAACGTACGCACCAAAGCGACACCGTTCCCCGATCCGCCGTTGTCGAGTGACGAGACTCTTGTTTCGACGCGCGTCTCCGCTCTGTAAGATCTGACATAAGTCAGTTGTCTTAGGCCGAAGGGACGCGGCACCGAAACAGGGGGAGGGACGAACAGGTCGGAGGTCGACAGATACAGTTCTACCACGGTTCTAATTCATTATCGGGCAACGTTGCGCGACTCCAACGTTTCGTTTCTTGTTTCCGTCGAATTTGGCCACGCTCCATTTTTCGACGAACTCGCGCAAATCGGTTCTGAcatgaaaaatttcatttataataGAATCTTAATTTGTAATAGAATCTTCGTAGACGGATCGTTCTTGTCAAGCAACGACATCAATGacacaacaattttcaattcCGAAAATAatcgtttttaaattttcgttgcaGCTTCCGCTCTTACCGACCACTGTGACGCTCCGAGAACGCCTAATCACCGATCACAGACTTCAAGGCAAGATCTTTTGGACATTTACAGCAAGAGTGCTAACAACAAATGTATCTGTATGGGATATTGGGAAAAGACAACGTAcctttgaaatttgaaattgtattttacaaagACTATATTTACAAAGCGAATAGTATGCATGCGCAGGACAGCGATTCTCGACATTTTAATTGCAAAAACTCGGGAACCTGTGAGTGCTAGCGTACATGATTGAGAATcaccggtgtgtgtgtgtgtgtgttgagAGAGCATTGTACGATAATTACTAATTACATCTGAATAATGCTGCAgtaatttttacataaataatCGGATTTAAGGATTCGTGTTTTGTATCTGTGAAGCATACTTGAAGAGAAGCCTTTCCCTCCTACTTTACCGGGGGATCTTCAAGGAACGACTTCTACTTCAGTTGCAACGAACCGGTGAAAGTAGTAGTCGTGTAACGCGCATTCGATATTAGATAGATAAGAGATCACTGCTCGATAAAATTAATACTACACTGAACTATGCTTTCAGTTTAACCTCAGAAGCAATAGAAAAGTAATACGATAAAACCTCGATTACCGTAACACGATGGCATCGTGTCACTCGAAAACGCGGATAAAATTGAACGacagaaaaacagaaaaaatcgtgactgcggatcattatgcattAGTGGCATACGcgaatttatgaaaaatacgAAAACGTTTCTTAAACAATACCAACGTTTTTCGTCTAGTTTTCGTACAACGAATCTCGCAATTGCGTAAATAGATTTGTCTCTCGACTCAATTTGCAACGAACGACCTGGAAaatcgcataaagatccgcaatctaacaATAATCGAATTGCTTCGGAAGCAACTAATAAATAATAATCGggtcgaggttctaccgtaccGATAATGCTAGCAGTACTGTAATTGTCACTAATAATTCTAATTAGAAGGTGCGCTCGAGTACTCGCAACACTTGGCAGAACCGACGAGcataaaatgtaaatttaagCACGTAAAAAATTCGCAGATTTGTTAGTCCGTCGAAGTACTCGAGCGGCACATGGTCGCCGCGATTTCAGAACGCGCGAGGCCTCCGGATCGTGCCGCATATGTAGAGTATGGTTGGGCCCGCGGTGTTGGGGGTggtggtggggggtggggggcagcGTGGAATCCCTCGAGGCGACGGGAATTTCTCATTTTTCGTCTTTGGAATGGCCGACTCGGCGAAACTACGTGTCGTGGAGCCAAACTTTCAGCGGCACTTTGGTCAAGGCCTTGCCGAGGAAGTCCTTGAAGTGTTTCGCGATGCTCGCGCTCGCGGCCGGTCTCATTTCTTCGATGATCTCCTTCGCATTCTGGTTGAGAAACTGATTCATCGCTTGGCCGATCACGTTGTCGCCGTTCAGCTGGTCGACCACGCGAAACCGGGCACGACCCAGACTGAAGTCCACCAACATCCGCGCCACCTTCAAGTATCGGACACCGTCGCGGATCTCCTCGGCACCCTGGACACGGGCGATGGCTAACACGTCACCTGGGAACAGAGAATAATATGGAACAGCACGTAACACAGGTCTACTTTACCGACAGTGACCGGAAGAGCTGATTCCCgaggttatttgaagtaactttctctTTTGCAGGAAAAAGCAGCGATCAGCTTACCAAAAAGCGCCCAAAAGTCGCCGTGGCTCTGAATCGGGAAGAGAAGCACGTTTCCAACCACCTCGTAGCGACCTTGAAGTTCGATCTTCGGGAAGCCGAGATGCAGGTCGAGCCTGTACGAGGTGACGTCGAGTCGCGTCTTCGTGATAGAATAATTTCCAGCCCCTATCACAGTGATGTTGGAGAAGAGGGCGCGGATGCGCACAGCCCCTTGTCCATTTTCCATCCCGAGCTCCGGAATGATCAACGGTTCGATCGGCGGCAGATCCAAGTCCGGAATACCTGGAGATACATATTACCGAGGGTAGAAATTGATTAATCGAATATTAAATAGCATGAAATAGTATCTCACCTTTGAGCAGGTACGGCTGAAGATGATTCAGCGTCTTCTGGAAGCATGCCTCTATCTTCGGGTCCGATCTACTACACGGTATTATGTACTCGGCTGTGAAAGATATAGAATCTAATGAATGAACCCGGGCGTAAACATTCGACGCAATAATGCAGTAGATCTGTGGAACGTTAAGTTCACGCGAAGTCACGCAATCGTGACTTTGTTATCATGACGAATTACCGAGTCTTCCTACTTCCCTTACTTTTACGCAACTGCCTCTCACTTCCGATACCTTCGGCGAGTTCGTCCAATTTTCAAAAGCTCTAATTGAATATATTATCCGGCGAATAATTAGGATCCGACTGTTACCTAACGGTAGGAAATATATTACACCGGGTAACCCGTAATGTTCTCCTCAAATCATTTTTTCCACTTCAGGCGTGCGCAATGGCTGATGTACCGTTCGAAACGGTATCATTTTTAAAGGGCGTTGAAGCCACTATAATTCGAGGGTGTGGGAGAAGATGGCGCGAGAAATGATATTTTAATTCGATGGAGAAAagagtgtcgcgaatggccattctaggtgggaaaaaaatcatagatcgtttcatgcttcttcaaaacgattgaaattttctgttaggACATGAAACGAGATTCAACATACGTAGAACCTTTAAaagtaatatttatattgaaaaatattatatgaattataggaacaaatgtaaaaataaataaaaaatatcatattaaataagtataacaataatatctaaatataacaataaattCCTTGTGTAACCAATCCTAAACCTTCTTatgcctttgttgcgagcttcttTAGCCTCTTCGGACATCGTACCAATTggcatgatttacttatttctgcactatgaaataataatttgtgcactgtaACAGGCATATAAAAGCAaggatataaaatataaatcttttgtttcgcgaacaaatttctcgaaatttagaaaattaatgttgtgacctgaagaaagagcagataagatataaaaaaatcgttcaagaGTATTACGGTTCGGAGTTTCAAGTATTGATTTCGATAATAATATAGCTATTAAATGAATTACtatgggtataattaggctcagtaaacattccgaaagaggaatatatgaatgttatatCTACTTTCTGATTTTTGATGATTTTTTCCCACCTAAAATGGCCACTCGCGACACTATGAGTCGGGAGCGGTAACCGGAGACTTCGACGCGTGTAGCGACATGTGCGTTACGGGATACGCGCATTACCGAGCCCGATCGCAGCCAGAAATTAAGTGACAGTGCGTGTCACTTATTTGCCCGTGGATGGGGAAACCGTTCTTCGCAATATTCCGCGGTGTTTTGCAACACCGACAATCCGGCCGCACTTGAGAATAGACGAAAGCGACCGAACCGGCAAGAACAGCCGGTCACGTCAGTGTCAAAATTACTCACCGTATCCGCCATCGAACCTCAACCGCTTATTTTTCACCTAATCGGGGTTTTTCCACTGAAGTCGTGACTGTTCCACCAGAAAGTTTCGAGAACATTCAAACGCGTTTCGCAGACTGCGCAAGAAAGTGTTGTGACAAATCAGTATAATAATACTCGCAGCAACGACACCAATCATTCTATCAGTGAAAAATATCTGAGAGCTCTCGCGTGCCTTCTTATTCGCTCGAAGGAATTACGTGGAAACCCACGAACATTTTTTCTTCCCCTTCGGTGACTATCGATGAAAGCTGTCACTTTTCCATGGAGGCAAATTCCGAGTCTCGTAAGGAGGAAACGCTTTACTGTCGGAGCAATACGCGTAATTACATCGTAAGTACTGTAATAATGTCAAGCAGAGCTTGGGAAAAACAGTTTTTTGAAATGGACAAGTAgaaatgaataattttattagttcGAGAGGTACAAGATTTGGCAAatgaattttgaaatattttaaacgaaGAACGGCCGAAGGATTTCTACGGTAGTACTTACTTTATAAATACGTTTATTTAGGAGAGAATTAGTTAAAACTCGGACATCTCGTATGCAACGACCTAACGAAGTCGGTGCGACGCTATTATTCTGTTCATCCTAGGAATCTGGACCGTCTGATGCACCGGCGATTACGGTGACGCTTTCACTCGAAACGCTCGAGGATTCGAGGCGAACAGACGAGGACGAGCGTGTCGTGGGACGAGGATACGCGTCGTAAGACCGGCTCTAGCCTGTGGTACTTTCTCCGACCGATTGCCGTCGATCCTCGGCGGTTATGCAATCTCTGACATAACCTTCGCCACGCCATCGAGAGCCGTTACGCCATGCCCGGTACCATTATGTTGTACAGTGACCAACGTAGTCTCGCATAATATAATAGTCTCGCTCGCCGTTTCAGCTAACTAGCCCGGATAGAAGTCGGCCGGCCGTTGTGCGTATCCACGTACGATCACGGAATTCTAACCGCGACTTTTGTCGAAACTGACCGTGTCTAAATTGCGTTATCTGGCACGCGTTGCGTCCGATATTTTGATATCGCGGCACACTGACCCTTTTCCACTCGTTCCGATTCGTTCCCCGTTAAATAATCGACATTTCCAACATTATCGCGGCTCACCCCGAAATAATTAAcagcttaacactaaacctaccgagccttaaaagtgactaacgcatgttgtcttataaaaatgtcctaaatatatttatttaatcatttcccacgaaagcatctttaccatttcagtaattgtaaaataaaaaatctggaacggtcattttgaacAGAGATgctacgtttagtgttaaacgtgAAAAGCGTTTGACCTTTAGTCGGGTCAGCTGGCGACCATCCCGGCCTGGGACAAACTTGCGgaattaactctttgcactcgaagctattttaactccgaaacatttcttccgacctagaatatttcccccttctatatatatatatatattcatgttataaatacaaaaatggcgcaatttactcAAATTTACTCGCAatttacttgaataatgatacagcaattttcgaGTGCTAAGTTGACCGGCAATTTTACGCAGGAGCTATCTCGTGTCACCAGGTATTATTTCATAATTGAACGTGGAAGTAAAGCAATCTAAATAAACTTCAATAAACTCTATAcataatgttatacatacaaaatttttatatccTTTTTGGTATGATATTGTCCCAAGAACGTTCGGACATGAAAACACGAGTTAGTTCGTGATCGGTCAACAATGTGTTAATAGGCTTTTAATAATTGTGTCGAGGaagcttaacactaaacctaccacggtcaaaatgaccggttccctATTTCATAATGATtgcaattataaaaacgtttccaTAGGAAATTAATGAATTGATTTCGTTacttaagcacatattataatgaaaatcgttcaaagtttaaataaattcaatcttctcccttctataagacgtttcactcttatatgttttgtgcttgctaggtttagtgttaaaactcTTACATCACGATCCCAAAAACACGGCAAGACCGAACAATTTCAAACCGACGATAAATGTCCCCATTGTTGCCCGTGTCGTGGCCGCTAAAGATTGTCCTAAATGCTGCGAAATGCTATTCAATTTCCGCGTGCGGTCCGACAGAGAAATGCCCGGCGCTGGAGCACCGGCGATCGaccggatcgatcgatcgagcgtGCGAGAAAATTCTGCCGCATTGGGAGGAGAAAATCCGGCTGCGCGGCGCACGTGTTCGAGAGAAAGTACCACATCTGAGAAGTACAAAAAAGGATGTCATTCTGTCGACAGGGTAGCCCCGGCCGAGGTAAACAATCGAAGTCGTTCCTGGACGAGAGATTCCATCGCGTGGTTCGAAAACCCGGaatcgaaaagaaaaagaaaaagaaaaagaaaaagaaaaaggaaaatcgAGTTAGTTGGTCAAGGGAAGAGGGACGACGCCGGTCTGACAAAACGAAATCGGACAGAGCGAGGGAACACGCTTCCGCGACATAATCGTTCCCGGCAATTACCCTCCACGCGGAAAGAGAAAGGCAGATACGCTCGATGATCGTAAAAGGAAAATACGCGAGGAATGATCGCTCGCTAGTAACCCGCCTTCATTGTGCACCTGTTACGTAGCCGCCGAGAGTTACAACGCGCATCACGCTTGCGAGAAAGAGTGTCCGCGCGGAGCAACCTTCTGGGAAACTCTCTGGGTCGCGTGACCGAGGCTTCGCGAAAAACGTCGGGCCCGTAACCCGCTACGAAAGCGAACCCGATTGCGCAACCCCCGAGCTGCCAAAGGTCACTCCATTTCGAATTTCACTCTTTTCCGAACCGGAACGAAATTAATAGTCGTTG carries:
- the LOC143354531 gene encoding protein takeout, encoding MKPSRMRRGLVSVWLVVFSGALVSCQTNPDSNSALNEPDFETPEYIIPCSRSDPKIEACFQKTLNHLQPYLLKGIPDLDLPPIEPLIIPELGMENGQGAVRIRALFSNITVIGAGNYSITKTRLDVTSYRLDLHLGFPKIELQGRYEVVGNVLLFPIQSHGDFWALFGDVLAIARVQGAEEIRDGVRYLKVARMLVDFSLGRARFRVVDQLNGDNVIGQAMNQFLNQNAKEIIEEMRPAASASIAKHFKDFLGKALTKVPLKVWLHDT